The following nucleotide sequence is from Diospyros lotus cultivar Yz01 chromosome 3, ASM1463336v1, whole genome shotgun sequence.
AACTAATGGCCCAtttttctactccctttttaaCTTAGAAGCTGGCAATTGCTGACTTATATCTTAGGTGATAAAGTGACTGTGGATAAGGACCAAAGAGTGAAGTGACTAGGGTTTGGAGATGGTAAACAAGGAGTGAGATAAGATTAGAATTTCCACTGAGTAAGagctaaaactaaaaatttatgatatcTCTCTCCTTGGAAAGAAtagaatttcaaaatatttccactaaaaatttaaaaatttaatatttccaTTGGAAAGATTAGAATTTCCATTGCGTGCATGGAGATCTTCACTGTTGCTTTGTCTCATCTGATTTCtgattaatattttgataattcattaaatatatttaaatgatgaaaagatatttaaaattttgaaaagaaggGTTTGGATTGTGCTTTTCGAGATGGGTGTTCAATATTTTTCTGATGCCACGTGATTAATTTGAGCTCAACCCTACCCCCAATCTTATCCATTCCTCTTTCTATTTTTACTATCTTAGTTCCATCCTAAAGCATCTGATGGTTCATATCAAATCACAAACCCTCTAGCATCCATGTTCGTGTTCTTCCCGAGATTTTGTTtcatatatactaattaatatgTTTGAGGAGTCCAAGTACAATCACATGTGTTTACATGCACATTACATTATCCAAttcaaaaagaataagaaaacagTAAGGAATGCaattatatatactaattaatatgTTCATAGAGGAGTCTAAGTACAATCACATCTGTTCACATATATATTGCATTATCCAAttcaaaaagaacaagaaaagagtAGGTATGCAATTATATACTGGGCGTGTGAAGCATTAATGCATTTCTTATtgccagaaaaagaaaaacgtgagaatatttttatttttctataatattaTATGGTGTTAAAATCTGTGTTCCCATGACAGAGATTCGATCATCATATGTGTTCGCGTGCACATTGCATTATCCAattcaaaaaaagaagaagaaattttggATATAAATAGCTTGGGAGGTTCAGGTAAGCAAGCACAAGAGAGCGAAAAACACCAagacaacaaaatcaaaaagagaGTAGCAAAAGAATGGCATTGCCAAGGTTTATCGTGCTCCGATCCAATGAGAAGAACGAATACTTGGGATACATCCATGAAAAAGGAGAGTCTGCTGATGACTATCTCTCATTTTCGGAAACTCAGGCTGTGAGCCCATATGCAAAATTTGAAGTGGAGAGGCCAGCAAGTGCACGAGCTGCCATAGGTGACTTGGTGCACCTAAGGAGCTGTGAAAACAACAAATACTGGGTGCGAACAAAAAATCGTTCAATCACTGGAAATCCAAAGGAGGAGAATTGGATTACTGCAACGGCTGACAAGCCGGAGGAAGACCAATCCAAGGAGTCGTGCACACTGTTCAAGCTTATTTCTGTAGACCCAGTAGAGAGCACGGTCCGAATCATGCATGTCCAATCAGGATGCTATCTATGTTTATGGCGGTTGAGTTGGGATCCAGCAGTGGTTTTTGGTCGCTGCGTGTTGGCAAACTACAACGTTTTTGATGGTAATGGACGTGATATCTTCACGGTCATTGATTGGGAGTCGTTGCTGATTCTGCCCAAGTACGTGGCTTTCAAAGGGGACAACGATCACTATCTGTGTCTTCGTTGGATCGAGGGTCACCCATATATGCAGTTCGCAACTAAAGATATTGGTGATTCAACTGTGCCATGCGAGATCTTTGTTACTCATGACGGAAACGTCCGCATAAAGCCTACTAGTTCCGAAAAATTTTGGAGGCGCAGTCCAAATTGGATTTGGGCGGATTCTGATCACGGCGCTGACACCATTAACCCCCCGCTGGACACCTTGTTTCGCCCCGTCAAAGTCGACGATCGTACAATTGCTCTTCTCAACTTGGGAAACAATAATTTCTGCAAGAGGCTCACAACCGAGGGAAAGACAAGCTGCCTTAACGCAGCCGTCCCCTCTGTTACCAAAGAGGCCCAGCTAATAGTGGAAGAGCCTGTCATGACAAGAGAAATTTATGGTGTCAAATACAAACTTGATTATTCCAGGGTGTACGATGAAAGCATCCTTGTTGCGACCAGGAATACTGCCACCAACTATAGCCAGCAATCCACCACTTTAGACGTGAAGCTTTCCTATACAGAAACCAGGACTACTGCTTGGAAGATTTCGAGTTCACTCAAGTTAGGTGCGAAAGCCACCTTCGATGTTGGCCTTCCACTCATTTTTAACGGAAAGGTTGAATTATCTGGTGAAGTTCAATTTGGAGGGGAGTGGGGAAAGACCACGACATCGACCAGTGTAGTGGAGGTCGTACACAAAGCTGTTGTGCCTCCAATGACTAAGGTGACGGTGAATCTAATTGCAACAAATGGTAAGTGTGACGTTCCCTTCTCATTCTTTCAAAGGGACACTCTTTATAATGGGAAGACTGTCATAACTGAAGTGCAAGGTGGCACTTTCACTGGTTCTAATTATTACAACATCAACTTCGAAACCAAAGAAGAGAAGCTGCAGTGAACCAAACCAATAAAATCGATCTCCACTGGGcaagcagggatttacaaggacTGTGTTGTTTCCACAAATAAAATTGTTTCCTTCATGGAAGCATGtctgttttcttattattaatcTACAATAATGTATACTGCACGCATAGCCCAGTGATATTATATTTCTCATGTATCTTGATTttagaatatataaattatatgtggtGTTTCTTTATCTGGTttggacacacacacacatatataatggAAATTAAGCTCCGCCTATCTATATATTCATACTTAAAATCTTTCTAATTATGACTTTCTCTTCATTTGCATCATAACAAAATGGcccaattatcaaaattttatgaactgtacttcttctaatttttgaaattcatagCATTTGaagattattatttaatcatttaatatctttatttgatgaaaattttggaggaaaaaatttgaaaaagagaggattatttgaaaaactattaattgtatatatagttATGTTACTAGAtataaaccataaaaaactctgataataatttttatattaaaattagcaaaatctaatttcataaaattctcatttcgatcacatggttatatatatattaatatagataatgattaattaagaaaagaaaaaatttgaaaaagagaggattatttgaaaaactattaattgtatatatatttatgttaatagatataaaccataaaaaactctgataataattttatattaaaattagcaaaatctaatttcataaaattctcatttcgatcacatggttatatatatattaatatagataatgattaattaagaaaacaaTTAATACCTTGATAAAGCTATCAGGGTATTCTCGTTGCTAGTTTTCTTTCCAAAGTCTTTCAAATCAAGCCTCTACACCAAATTAAGTGTGTGCATGTAATATTTTTGGTTTTCGGTTACTGCCAAAAAATTTACATTCTATTCCGGTAAACTAAAATCTTTAgcttttatttcaaatatagataatcaaaattttattttaattaaattaatttaaattaaattgtattttaaaatataaaaccaaactgatgagggaatatttacaggggggcaattttactgtactacccctgggaggttaccattaactcggagccatgtgtgacagtaaagaccaatatgcgatcgccacgtgtcaagacttaggagctctgcttatctttataatctttattatgattttgaactagaAGAGATAGAGATGAAGACTTAGTCACACAATAATCTCTCCAACACCTCAAGATTTTTCTCCATTCGAATGTTATCTTATCTCCATCTGAAAGTTATCCGATCTTCTCAGGATAGGCTGAAcgtcatctataaatagaagataacctctacaggtatggggatctaactcctaagggactcatatattatttttccagtactattatactcctcaaaaaccctatgaactgacttgagcgtcggagggatcacggggagcaagtccccaccctttttgcaggtacttggtccgagacagaagaagatgatcggctccgcatcatcaattggcgcccaccgtggggccttcGTCTTTTCCTTCTGTTTTCCAAGTACAATTTCAAGCCGTAGGAAATCTATTCAACTCAATTACACGTATTTGCTGATTGCATCATGGGTACgcttgtttctcttttaatattttttgtgcctcctacggtttttatttttcaattattgttttatgtaaaaataattgaaagagaaggccaaaagattcatatatacatatggatatatatgttcaatcacataaaagaagCGTAATTCTGCCATTATTGTGGATCACacgcacatacatacatgatacACATTTacattcatattatatatatatatattggagaaAAGCTCCTCATAGAAGCCTAGCAGAGTAAGTAAGAAAAAAggtgttatattataatattaaagggGAAGGCTTTCTAGAAAAAGGGTATATACCCATAAGCCGCCATGGATGAGCCAGGAGATGGCCGCAGCAAGCAACGATAATGGCGGCGACGGAAGCTCCGTTAATGTCGCTTTGGTTAAAACTTATTTCCCTTGTTTTATCATTCTAGTGTTTTAACTACTATCTATTAGAAAATTGCTAGCTATATAGGCAGAGGCAAaaggttttaatttgaattgcttgatatatatgctccaatgacttgaattttaattaattctgttaAAATGTTCGGGATTAATAACGTTAACAGACGAAAGGCTCGCCCCGAACacttgcggatgtaggcgttatgccgaaccgcaaaaataaaatactctctttaattgcggatgtaggcgttacgccgaaccgcgaaaacaaaatattgttattctttaattgcggacgtaggcgttacgtCGAACCGcggaaacaaaatatttgttattctttgattgcggatgtaggcgttgtgccgaaccgcgaagacaaaatgttattattctttaattgcggacgtagacATTTCgtcgaaccgcaaaaataaaatatcaaatattctttaaaatctcgGTCATCAACTATAATCCAAGCCATTATGTGCGCATGAAAATCGAAGGTTCGAAAGGCCTCAGCAACGCAAAagtaaaggatcagatgtgatcttcggggggccccgaacccccgaacactgaaaaacaaaggatcatatatgatcctcggggggcctcgaacccccaaacactcaagatgaaaggatTAAATATGATCCTCGCAGGGCCCCGAACCCCCAAACACACATTATCTCTGACGGTGGATGTAAGCATCAAGACCGAACCGCGaagacaaaatatgaacattatttctaattgcggacgtaggcatttcgccgaaccgcgaaaataaaatatggatattctttaaaatctcgTCATCAACTACAAATCCAAGCCAGCACGTGCACACGAAGACCGAGGGTCCGAAAGGCCTCGACAgcgcaaaaacaaaggatcagatgtgatcctcggggggccccgaacccccgaacactcaaaaataaATGATCAGATGTGATCATCGGGGGGTCTCGAACCCTCAAACACTCAAGATAAAAGGATTAAATCTGATCCTCGCGGGGCCTCGAGCTCCCAACGACTCGAGACAAAAGGATCACATATGTTCCTCGAATTCCTGACAACTTAaaaccaaaggggaccacccctactaattaaggcaccagtttgGAGGCTACGAACTTCCGCCAAAtaaagaccaaaggggaccacccctactaattaaggcactaGTTCAGAGGCTAcaaacctccgccaaatgaagaccaaagaggaccacccctactaattaaggcaccagttcggaggctacgaacctccaccaaatgaagaccaaatgggaccacccctactaattaaggcaccagttcggaggctatgaacctccgccaaatgaagaccaaaagacATTAGTTCGGAGGCTACAAACCTCCGCCaaacgaagaccaaaggggaccatagCCTCAGCTAACGGCCCCGAAGGCAAGGCACGCAGCCTCGACCAACACaacctcggccagcggcccccaAAGATCAGGCAAGGCGCGCAGCCTAAACCAACACAGCTTCGGCCAACGGCCCCAAAGGCAAGGCACGCAGCCTCGACCAACACAACCTCGGCGAGCGACCCCCAAAGATCAGGTATGCGGTCTCAGCCACCGCAGCCTCGGCCAGTGGCCTCCGAAGATAAGGCACAtagcctcggccagcggcctcgaagataaggcaagcggcCTCGGCCACTACAACCTCGGCCAGTGGCCCCCGAAGATGAGGAATGTGGCCTCGACTAGCATAGCCTCGGCCCTaggccaaaaataacaataaaaatatatatatgtactaatttaagAGCTGACCCCTTTTCTACTATAGGAAAATTCTTGAACGTTACTATCACCTCgagcgacctaatcaccctTCGCATGGGAAGACTGAAAAGGCACCGAGAGACTTAAAAAGCGAATTCAGCATCCGAGACtactaacccaaatttttagtAAAACTTTTTTACAGAGTTTCAGAAAAACAGTGacaactactccttcagctgcccaacctccttactcgatcagctcaaggagtggggggcaagtgatgagggaatatttacagggggcaattttactgtactacccctgggaggttaccattaactcggagccatgtgtgccagtaaagaccaatatgcgatcgccacgtgtcaagacttaggagctccgcttatctttataatctttattatgattttgaactagaAGAGATAGAGATGAAGACTTAGTCAAACAATAATCTCTCCAACATCTCAAGATTTTTCTCCATTCGAATGTTATCTTATCTCCATCTGAAAGTTATCCGATCTTCTCAGGATAGGCTGAAcgtcatctataaatagaagataacctctacaggtatggggatcTAACTCCTAAGGgattcatatattatttttccattactattatactcctcaaaaaccctatgaactgacttgagcgtcggagggatcacgggaagcaagtccccaccctttttgcaggtacttgatCCGAGACAGAAGAAGATGATCGACTCCGCATCATCACAAACAAACCACTTGCCTAGTCTCCTTAGTCAGAAAAGGTAGCAGGAGTAACAAATTACAtaatttgaattaatatttaaaattaattcaagtAATTCTAAGAGTTATAATCTCTAATTAGAATGTGTAATCAAAATGTTCATCttatttaaattagatattttattaaatatttattataattaattaatttcacaaTTATCCAATTATTTCAATGATCGATGTCTTACCTTATTTGaatatcatttcaaattttgtatttaatatttttaaaataaaacttactAATAAACAAAGATCCAAACACTAAATAATTGCCAATATGGAGCTCCCAGCAGCTGAGTACCacagaaagaaataaatgttaatCCTATAAACACATATCGTTATTCGGGGGATCATATTTTGGTTTTAACTCCCTCTTAGTCACTTAAAGAGATAATTATATCTCATCCAATAATTACATAAACAGTGAttgtcaaataattaaaaaaagaaaaaaaatcagattcaGTAACCAAATAAACtaataaaaggaaagggaaaaataggTGTAGGTATTTTATACTCCctttttttttacttagaaaCTCCAAAGAGAGTTGTTATTTTGAAGTGCTAAATTATTCATTTGCAAGTTTGAGCAGTGTTATAGTActcttaaattataaatttgttccAATGGCAAGTGTCCAAATAGGGgtgtcattttaatatttttttattaaaatttaaaaattaaattaaattaagaaattcaaattaaattacaaaaattaatatatataggaaaacaaaataaaaatatttattttaaattaaaattaattatatttatatacataccTAGGTCTAGAAAGTTCCCTTAAGCGCCTCTCCCTGCCTCCTTCCTTTCATGGCTCACCCTCGCCGATCGTTGCTTGCGGCTTGCCCTCATCGGCTCTCCCCTCGGTCGCTCACCTCGCTCTTGCTTGCTATCTCTCTCGACTCTCTAGCTTCCTCGCTCGCTGGCGTCACAGCCTCGACCTCGACCTTGCCCCTTTGGCCCTCCATTGCTCGTTGGTCGATCGTTGCCGCTTTGGCTCTCTCTCGCTCCGTCCTCGCCTCATGTCAAAACCCCTAGTTTAGGTAAAAAGTTGAAATATAAACGTTGGATGTTACCGTTAAAAATGTCACCtctccatttttctctcttcagagattaaaaaaaatgacaccaTAAGAAAGTTGTTGCCATTTTGCAACCCTATTTGCCATTCTCGTTGaagtgaaaaaaatttaattcgaGTTCCCACTTTGGCAGTTATGGGGTTGGCATCCCAGATGGCATTTCCCCTTAAGAGTTGTTCTTATATCTTAGTTGATAAAGTGAAGGTGGAAAAGGACTAAAGAGTACTCCTACaagaaatttgtcaaaaatatatcattataaattaaaaatttgtcacCATTAATATTCTTAATGGTAAATTAATGAACATTTTAAtgataaagtttattttttgataaaaaaatatttgttacaataataattattattgtgaCGATCCGtaaattttcctcaatttttaattataattcaaCCAAAATCATACAACACACCACAATAGCAGGAGCTAAATGAACATAAACCATTCACTCAGgggcttaatcatacataacaaCACAATAACCAGATAAAGCAAATAAGCCAAAATGTCTGagcccctgatcacaactcGCACCTCACGGATCTTTTACTCAGGATTGCCTTGTACATAAAGTTATCTGCAACTGACACGCCAAATAGTCTAGCCACTAGGCAGGTCCTATTCCTGGAatgatagtaaaaataagatgagccacaaggctcaacaagcataataaaataatgaaggTAAGGCTAAGCATAGATCTCCCACACCGGAACACATCTCACTAACAACAGGTAAGACAGACCAAAACTAGAAATAGCCATACTCGACATAGGTCTTGCTAGACAAAGTTAATCCAGAAATAAACCACAATTGAGTACACCTCGCTACATAACAATAACAAAGCTGGGGATACATCCTACCTAGAATACACCCGTACAAAGTGCAATACATCATATGATCATGCCATGCCATACCGTGAAATAGAGAATCCTGTAAtccacataaatataacaatgcacataacagtccttggggcccacataagaaatgcatatcctggcacc
It contains:
- the LOC127796450 gene encoding uncharacterized protein LOC127796450, translating into MALPRFIVLRSNEKNEYLGYIHEKGESADDYLSFSETQAVSPYAKFEVERPASARAAIGDLVHLRSCENNKYWVRTKNRSITGNPKEENWITATADKPEEDQSKESCTLFKLISVDPVESTVRIMHVQSGCYLCLWRLSWDPAVVFGRCVLANYNVFDGNGRDIFTVIDWESLLILPKYVAFKGDNDHYLCLRWIEGHPYMQFATKDIGDSTVPCEIFVTHDGNVRIKPTSSEKFWRRSPNWIWADSDHGADTINPPLDTLFRPVKVDDRTIALLNLGNNNFCKRLTTEGKTSCLNAAVPSVTKEAQLIVEEPVMTREIYGVKYKLDYSRVYDESILVATRNTATNYSQQSTTLDVKLSYTETRTTAWKISSSLKLGAKATFDVGLPLIFNGKVELSGEVQFGGEWGKTTTSTSVVEVVHKAVVPPMTKVTVNLIATNGKCDVPFSFFQRDTLYNGKTVITEVQGGTFTGSNYYNINFETKEEKLQ